From a single Oceaniferula flava genomic region:
- a CDS encoding Amuc_1099 family pilus-like system protein, whose amino-acid sequence MSWISENYEKAAIGGAAVVALAFGAVILKNKGAIDEAIVLPSVTPNNDVSVPGSLAIEHAQRSLSEVHEIAVGDLDGRKVDLFTGVPLFSKKDDPKNPVDLLKSSPVHAGIPNTWWIEENIDPGYADSPERDPDEDGFTNREEYTAETDPNDPAKHPNPIAKLNAVGIETTEVHLKASDFGGGQFTFKLQTKLERRVNKMPAEPIKEGTDIVFEKELMKNRFKFVRLEKKQVKKGGITTEERFWIIEDKQSNKKGVTYEIDRQGNPGIFDSTVEFQLNALGQEGETFKVPEMTRFSLPFDANATEKPYLLKSVDRINNKVEIEYTDKEGNTKTQVLDIKK is encoded by the coding sequence ATGTCCTGGATTTCAGAAAATTACGAAAAGGCTGCCATCGGCGGAGCGGCAGTTGTCGCCCTTGCTTTCGGTGCCGTCATTCTTAAAAACAAAGGAGCAATTGATGAAGCAATTGTTCTTCCATCCGTAACGCCCAATAACGATGTGTCCGTTCCGGGCTCACTCGCTATCGAGCATGCACAGAGATCGCTCTCCGAGGTTCATGAGATTGCCGTTGGTGATCTCGATGGCCGCAAGGTCGATCTGTTCACCGGCGTGCCGCTTTTCTCCAAGAAAGACGACCCCAAGAACCCCGTCGATCTGTTGAAGAGTTCGCCCGTGCATGCAGGCATTCCCAATACCTGGTGGATCGAGGAAAATATCGATCCTGGTTACGCAGACTCTCCTGAGCGCGATCCTGATGAGGACGGTTTCACCAACCGCGAGGAATACACGGCCGAGACTGACCCGAACGATCCAGCCAAGCATCCCAACCCCATCGCCAAGCTGAATGCTGTGGGAATCGAAACCACCGAAGTTCACCTGAAAGCCAGCGATTTTGGTGGTGGTCAGTTCACCTTCAAGTTGCAAACCAAGCTTGAGCGTCGTGTAAACAAGATGCCAGCCGAGCCCATCAAAGAGGGAACGGATATCGTCTTCGAAAAAGAACTGATGAAGAACCGGTTCAAGTTCGTTCGTCTCGAGAAGAAGCAAGTCAAGAAAGGTGGGATCACTACCGAAGAACGCTTCTGGATCATCGAGGATAAGCAGTCTAACAAAAAGGGCGTCACCTATGAGATCGATCGTCAAGGTAACCCTGGCATTTTCGACAGCACAGTCGAGTTCCAACTCAATGCTCTTGGCCAAGAAGGTGAGACATTCAAAGTGCCTGAAATGACCCGCTTCTCGCTGCCATTCGATGCCAACGCCACAGAAAAACCTTATCTGTTGAAGAGTGTCGATCGCATCAATAACAAGGTCGAAATCGAATATACCGACAAAGAGGGGAACACCAAAACACAGGTCCTCGACATCAAAAAATAA
- a CDS encoding PEP-CTERM sorting domain-containing protein encodes MTSGELSVGTGTLQVADSSALLDGSSTSLQGVHARSDQSTYDIYSGGSSTDSDLIASPDYFTGDTFGYTGTQVIANDDIESFDGLDDDNQIVNVLNPSTTWVWENTTLSDIGLGGLSTTSEVVYTSSAGDTISFASTTSVPEPSSILMLALGAVGFTLRRRR; translated from the coding sequence GTGACCAGTGGTGAACTCAGCGTTGGCACAGGCACTTTGCAAGTAGCCGATTCTTCAGCACTGCTAGACGGCTCGTCCACCAGTCTGCAAGGGGTGCATGCCAGGTCGGATCAGTCGACCTATGATATCTACAGCGGTGGTTCTTCAACTGATTCCGATCTGATCGCTAGCCCTGATTACTTCACCGGAGATACTTTTGGTTACACAGGAACACAGGTGATTGCGAATGATGATATCGAGTCTTTCGATGGCTTGGATGACGACAATCAAATCGTCAACGTTCTGAACCCCAGCACGACTTGGGTTTGGGAAAATACGACTCTGTCTGACATCGGTCTCGGTGGGCTCTCAACCACTTCTGAGGTGGTCTACACTTCGTCCGCAGGGGATACCATTTCCTTCGCTAGCACGACCAGTGTTCCTGAGCCCAGCAGCATTCTGATGCTTGCTCTTGGTGCCGTTGGCTTTACGCTTCGCCGCCGCCGCTAG
- a CDS encoding Amuc_1098 family type IV pilus outer membrane protein has translation METTPTHQPTHTTLLAGNSDRGHSVLRHVSRKAAILMAVAAAMPVAIEVAHAQSSIASGEIARRSQLVVEADKALLLGRKAYAENDYEEAVKQYQQAVSLLPPGPALADRRHSYTGHLGDATVALAQKYRRVGKYNEARTMLEGVLAKDPANFAAKKQLEYLDDPIRTNPALDYQHTQNVDRVRKALYMGEGYFNLGNFDAAENEFKKVLQVDKYNTAARRWLEKIASKKSDYYRSAYDHTRAQLLSEVDRAWEMAVPPELPTARPDETPEGPAYGVQYIKQKLNNIIIPVVDFDNTTVEEALDFLRLRARELDPEPDEGRKGINFIVRKPRTDGAAAGGEADLAADAGAAAPNPANLRIKELKLRQVPLGTVLQYICDATRLRYKLDEHSVVLLPLDALEVSDLYTRSFTVPPDFISKLSGAEGGGDGGADPDPFGGGADTGGGDALKARAGAKELLLRNGVSFPDNAFANHIAATSTLLVHNTLGNLDIIEQIINNMRQGGPRQVRIMTKFIEVSQENSDELGFDWILNPVSLNGSSSFLSGGSTGNGSARSIADLGDPSILGTGATSVSNIATSGLRSGDYATTRNSIDSILNNPDRTAQTSSVAPGILSFTGLFTDGEVQMIMRGLAQKKGTDVMTAPSVLARSGEKATIEVIREFIYPTEYEPPELPNSVGVGTGDSDTGTSAAIFPVTPATPTAFETRNTGVTLEIEPTIGENNYTIDLRFAPELVEFEGFINYGSPIQSPSTDALGNPISITITENRIEMPVFSTRRVTTALTIYDGYTVAVGGLMSEDVQNVQDKVPILGDLPIIGRLFQSKSESRIKSNLIIFVTAQIIDAAGSPINNTAAPSAAGTGGAAGAPADGPGLLPTP, from the coding sequence ATGGAAACCACACCTACGCACCAACCTACACACACTACTCTCCTCGCGGGGAATAGTGATCGTGGCCACTCCGTGCTTCGGCACGTGAGCCGTAAGGCGGCGATCCTGATGGCCGTTGCTGCCGCTATGCCTGTTGCTATTGAAGTAGCACATGCACAGTCCAGCATCGCCTCCGGTGAAATCGCACGTCGCTCGCAGCTCGTTGTCGAGGCTGATAAAGCGCTCCTTTTGGGACGCAAAGCCTACGCAGAAAACGACTATGAGGAAGCTGTTAAACAGTATCAACAAGCTGTTAGCTTGCTGCCTCCTGGTCCAGCACTTGCTGACCGCCGCCACTCCTACACCGGTCACTTGGGCGATGCTACTGTAGCACTTGCTCAGAAATACCGCCGCGTGGGTAAATACAACGAGGCTCGCACCATGCTTGAAGGTGTCCTCGCCAAGGATCCTGCGAACTTCGCTGCCAAGAAGCAGCTGGAGTATCTTGACGATCCTATCCGCACCAACCCAGCTCTTGACTACCAGCACACGCAAAACGTCGATCGCGTGCGCAAGGCTCTCTACATGGGTGAAGGATACTTCAACCTCGGCAACTTCGATGCTGCAGAAAACGAATTCAAAAAGGTTCTGCAAGTTGACAAATACAACACAGCCGCACGTCGCTGGCTTGAGAAGATTGCTTCTAAAAAGTCTGACTACTATCGCTCAGCTTACGACCACACCCGCGCTCAGTTGCTTTCCGAAGTGGACCGCGCTTGGGAAATGGCCGTTCCTCCAGAGCTTCCTACTGCTCGTCCTGATGAAACACCAGAGGGCCCTGCTTACGGAGTTCAGTATATCAAGCAAAAGCTCAACAACATCATCATTCCCGTTGTCGATTTTGATAACACCACTGTTGAAGAAGCATTGGATTTCCTTCGCCTCCGTGCTCGTGAGCTCGATCCAGAGCCCGATGAAGGACGAAAAGGAATCAACTTCATCGTTCGCAAGCCTCGCACCGATGGTGCAGCTGCTGGCGGAGAAGCTGACCTCGCTGCTGACGCAGGAGCCGCTGCTCCTAACCCAGCCAACCTGCGCATCAAAGAGCTGAAGCTTCGCCAAGTTCCACTCGGCACCGTGCTTCAGTATATCTGTGACGCAACTCGCCTTCGCTACAAGCTGGACGAACACTCCGTTGTGCTTCTTCCTCTTGACGCACTTGAGGTTTCCGATCTCTACACCCGTTCATTCACTGTTCCACCAGATTTCATCTCCAAACTTTCTGGTGCTGAAGGTGGCGGCGACGGTGGAGCTGATCCCGATCCATTCGGTGGCGGAGCTGACACAGGTGGCGGCGATGCTCTCAAAGCACGTGCCGGCGCCAAGGAGCTTCTCCTTCGTAACGGTGTGAGCTTCCCGGACAATGCCTTTGCGAACCACATCGCAGCGACATCCACTCTGCTGGTTCACAACACCCTGGGTAACCTCGACATCATCGAGCAGATCATCAACAACATGCGTCAAGGCGGTCCTCGTCAGGTGCGCATCATGACCAAGTTCATCGAAGTCTCCCAAGAGAACAGTGATGAACTCGGATTTGATTGGATTCTCAACCCTGTCAGCCTCAACGGTAGCAGCAGCTTCCTGAGTGGTGGTAGCACCGGCAACGGTTCAGCGCGTTCCATCGCAGACTTGGGTGATCCTTCGATCCTCGGCACTGGCGCAACTTCCGTTTCCAATATCGCCACCTCCGGTCTTCGTAGTGGTGATTACGCAACAACTCGTAACAGCATCGACTCGATTCTGAACAACCCTGACCGCACAGCTCAGACAAGCAGTGTGGCTCCTGGTATCCTTTCCTTCACTGGTCTGTTCACAGACGGTGAGGTGCAAATGATCATGCGCGGATTGGCTCAGAAGAAGGGCACTGATGTGATGACCGCTCCAAGTGTTCTCGCCCGTAGTGGTGAGAAAGCGACTATTGAGGTCATTCGCGAGTTTATCTACCCAACTGAGTATGAACCACCAGAACTTCCTAACTCCGTGGGGGTGGGCACTGGCGATTCTGACACTGGCACCAGTGCAGCAATCTTCCCAGTGACTCCAGCAACGCCTACTGCGTTCGAAACACGGAACACAGGTGTAACTCTTGAAATCGAGCCAACCATCGGTGAAAACAACTACACCATCGACCTCCGCTTTGCTCCTGAGCTGGTTGAGTTCGAAGGCTTCATCAACTACGGTAGCCCAATTCAGAGCCCATCCACAGATGCTCTCGGTAACCCGATCTCAATCACCATCACAGAAAACCGCATCGAGATGCCAGTCTTCTCAACCCGCCGCGTGACAACTGCGCTGACCATCTATGATGGTTACACCGTTGCCGTTGGTGGTCTGATGAGTGAAGATGTGCAAAACGTGCAGGACAAGGTGCCAATACTTGGTGACCTTCCAATCATCGGACGCCTCTTCCAGAGCAAGTCCGAAAGCCGCATCAAGAGTAACCTGATCATCTTCGTGACTGCTCAGATTATCGATGCTGCTGGTTCTCCGATCAACAACACTGCTGCACCATCTGCAGCTGGCACCGGAGGAGCTGCTGGAGCACCAGCTGATGGCCCAGGTCTTCTGCCTACGCCTTAA
- a CDS encoding ribonuclease D: MISNKEDLSAFLTGRPEQEVRVCAVDTEADSLHRYSESLCLVQFSDGVDHVLIDPLAIDDLSDLKTYLETATCWMHGADYDMHMLKQNLGMIPPVVYDTQIGARLLGVRKFGYGNLVEHYMGVELEKTSQKADWAKRPLTPVMEEYALNDVVYLLPMAEMIVSQLKEKGRYEWFTESCVAARDKALERKAEKTDRWRIKGSGKLDPKGLTFLRALWNWRDSEAESWDRPPFMVAGNKQLLDWVADLSEGRSPKMPRHYRSSRVKAFHAAVAKAKEVPAEEMPQKIRGKRRRKDPDFDSKLDALMAKRDRIAEELDIDSSLIAARAALEALAGEHEGAAEQLLPWQRNLLGI, from the coding sequence ATGATCAGTAACAAAGAGGATCTCAGCGCTTTTCTCACTGGGCGCCCAGAACAAGAGGTGAGGGTCTGTGCGGTCGATACAGAGGCCGATAGTTTGCACCGCTACAGTGAAAGTTTGTGCTTGGTGCAGTTTAGCGATGGCGTGGATCACGTGTTGATCGACCCCTTGGCGATCGATGACTTGTCAGACCTGAAGACCTACTTGGAGACGGCAACGTGTTGGATGCACGGTGCGGATTACGATATGCACATGCTCAAGCAAAACTTGGGGATGATTCCGCCGGTGGTGTATGATACCCAGATCGGAGCACGCTTACTGGGTGTGCGAAAGTTTGGTTACGGAAATCTCGTCGAGCATTACATGGGCGTGGAGTTGGAAAAGACGTCGCAGAAGGCGGATTGGGCTAAGCGTCCATTAACTCCTGTGATGGAGGAGTATGCTCTGAATGACGTCGTTTATCTGCTGCCGATGGCTGAGATGATCGTCTCTCAGCTGAAAGAAAAAGGTCGCTATGAATGGTTTACCGAAAGCTGTGTGGCGGCGCGCGACAAGGCTCTTGAGAGGAAGGCTGAGAAGACCGACCGCTGGAGGATCAAGGGTAGTGGGAAGTTGGACCCCAAGGGCTTAACTTTCCTTCGTGCTCTGTGGAACTGGCGTGATTCCGAGGCAGAAAGCTGGGATCGTCCACCATTCATGGTCGCTGGAAATAAGCAACTGCTCGATTGGGTGGCCGACCTTTCAGAGGGGCGTAGTCCTAAGATGCCACGACACTACCGCTCCAGCCGGGTGAAGGCATTCCATGCTGCCGTGGCCAAGGCCAAGGAGGTTCCTGCTGAGGAAATGCCGCAAAAGATTCGCGGCAAGAGACGTCGCAAAGATCCTGATTTTGATAGTAAATTGGATGCTTTGATGGCCAAGCGTGACCGTATTGCTGAAGAGCTCGATATCGATAGCTCGTTGATCGCTGCTCGGGCTGCGTTAGAGGCGCTCGCTGGCGAACATGAAGGTGCAGCTGAGCAATTACTTCCATGGCAGCGGAATCTGCTTGGCATTTGA
- the rho gene encoding transcription termination factor Rho, with translation MTDKPETNEDAKEAASDDIDQSAAQSAPASASDQTAEKPDSETQEEAKPLMPDLPKSININEFREKPLSEIYSLLEALPVKIPAKASKSQLIFELVAFYGREGVELEGEGILEQAKDNYAMLRDPVKSFKTSPDDLYINGNLIREHGLLVGQKIKVRLRGPKGRDKYISASEVVEIEGMPTDEYKKPKSFDHLTAMFPDRRIILENVETGMTPRVLDLVAPLGKGQRGLIVAPPRGGKTIVLKQIAKSIQLNHPEVELIILLLDERPEEVTDFEETVDAEVFSSTFDEPSKRHAQVSDLVMERAKRLVELGKDVVLLLDSLTRLARGHNNTQRNGPIGSGGLSPAALQQSRKFFGAARNCEEGGSLTILATALIETESKMDEVIFEEFKGTGNMEVRLDRELAEQRIYPAIHIPQSGTRNDDRLYHPDEMAKVLEIRRQLASLPVGEAIETLLKNLRRTGTNAELLLSGLTIGR, from the coding sequence ATGACCGACAAGCCAGAAACCAACGAAGACGCCAAAGAGGCTGCATCCGATGATATCGATCAATCGGCTGCCCAATCAGCTCCAGCCTCGGCTTCCGACCAGACTGCTGAAAAACCAGATTCAGAAACTCAGGAAGAGGCAAAACCCTTAATGCCTGATTTGCCAAAATCGATCAATATTAACGAGTTTCGTGAGAAGCCCTTGTCGGAGATCTATAGCCTGTTAGAAGCTCTGCCAGTGAAGATCCCAGCCAAGGCCTCCAAGAGTCAACTGATTTTCGAATTGGTTGCTTTTTATGGACGTGAAGGAGTCGAGCTCGAGGGCGAGGGGATTCTAGAGCAGGCGAAGGATAATTACGCTATGCTGCGTGATCCGGTTAAAAGTTTCAAGACGTCACCCGACGATCTCTACATCAATGGTAACCTGATCCGCGAACATGGATTGTTAGTGGGCCAGAAAATTAAAGTGCGTTTACGTGGGCCTAAAGGGCGGGATAAATACATTTCAGCCAGTGAGGTAGTGGAAATTGAAGGGATGCCAACGGATGAATATAAAAAGCCAAAAAGCTTCGATCATCTTACCGCGATGTTCCCTGACCGTCGAATTATTCTTGAGAACGTAGAGACCGGTATGACCCCTCGCGTGCTCGATCTTGTGGCACCTCTGGGTAAAGGACAGCGTGGATTGATTGTTGCTCCGCCACGTGGAGGTAAGACGATTGTGCTGAAGCAAATTGCCAAATCCATTCAGCTCAATCACCCGGAAGTGGAATTGATTATCCTGCTGCTCGATGAGCGGCCAGAAGAGGTCACTGATTTTGAGGAAACCGTGGATGCTGAGGTGTTTAGCTCAACCTTTGATGAGCCTTCGAAACGTCACGCACAGGTTTCGGATCTGGTCATGGAGCGTGCCAAGCGATTGGTCGAGCTCGGTAAGGATGTGGTTCTTCTGTTAGATAGTTTGACGCGACTTGCCAGGGGGCATAACAACACTCAGCGTAATGGTCCGATTGGTTCCGGTGGCTTGAGTCCTGCCGCCCTTCAGCAAAGCCGTAAATTCTTTGGCGCTGCGAGGAACTGTGAGGAAGGTGGGAGCTTGACAATTTTGGCCACAGCTCTGATTGAAACTGAATCCAAGATGGATGAGGTGATCTTCGAGGAGTTCAAGGGCACCGGCAACATGGAGGTGCGTTTGGATCGCGAGCTTGCGGAGCAGCGGATCTACCCGGCGATCCATATCCCACAGAGTGGCACTCGAAATGACGACCGACTCTATCACCCTGATGAAATGGCTAAGGTGCTCGAGATTCGCCGCCAGTTGGCCTCTCTTCCGGTTGGCGAAGCCATCGAAACACTACTTAAAAACCTGAGAAGAACGGGGACTAATGCGGAGCTGCTGCTCAGTGGATTGACCATCGGTCGCTAA
- the coaE gene encoding dephospho-CoA kinase (Dephospho-CoA kinase (CoaE) performs the final step in coenzyme A biosynthesis.), giving the protein MTNSQLTILGLSGGIATGKSTCAKVLLDLLPETVLFDADACVRDLYQRDTVLRALAAHFGDGLFSDGGEINKGLLRERAFSNPADKQFLEDLFHPLVRQECLALLAQTVKNSQSRLFVADVPLLFENGFDFGQSTNLLVATSRNTQVNRLRQRNNWDANTVQSVLSSQMPIESKFALADVVIWNEGPVKTLRSQCRRYLNSLNLNL; this is encoded by the coding sequence ATGACGAACTCGCAATTAACGATCCTTGGGCTCAGTGGGGGAATTGCCACAGGGAAGTCGACCTGTGCCAAGGTTCTATTGGATCTTTTGCCAGAGACCGTCCTTTTTGATGCCGATGCCTGTGTTCGCGATCTCTATCAGCGTGATACTGTGCTTCGGGCTTTAGCCGCTCACTTTGGTGACGGCCTATTTAGCGATGGTGGAGAAATCAACAAAGGGCTGTTGCGTGAGCGGGCGTTTTCAAATCCAGCCGACAAGCAATTTCTGGAAGATCTCTTTCATCCCTTGGTGCGTCAGGAATGTCTTGCATTGCTGGCTCAAACGGTTAAAAACAGTCAGTCTCGCCTGTTCGTTGCGGATGTCCCTCTCCTGTTTGAGAACGGATTTGATTTTGGTCAGTCGACCAATTTGCTGGTAGCTACCAGTAGAAATACTCAAGTCAATCGACTGAGGCAACGGAACAATTGGGATGCCAACACGGTGCAATCTGTGCTCTCATCGCAGATGCCTATCGAGTCCAAGTTTGCCTTGGCCGATGTGGTGATCTGGAATGAGGGGCCGGTTAAAACACTGCGCAGCCAATGCCGCCGTTACCTCAATTCCCTCAATTTGAATCTTTAA